The following proteins come from a genomic window of Ilumatobacter coccineus YM16-304:
- a CDS encoding sensor histidine kinase: MSTTWRAGLGSIRNRIVVGYVALIAVALIITLLVARVALVSRLDHDIDTRLADEVAQLEVIIAEGNPDTGAGFADAASLFDIHLRRVLPDDDGAFYTLVDGDPYLLSFDAPLDLSADTDLVEEWAAVETSTFQTVDSAAGPVRLLIVPVELSNDSGTFVAATFTRDARADLDDVFRVLALVGALVLLASALIALTIAARVVRPIRELTAVTTSITEADLSARIPVEGSDEIAELSNTFNAMMARLDAGFAAQRSFLDDVAHELRTPITIIQGHLDVLGDDPVERAETTAVLTDELRRMNRYVDDLLVLAQAERPDFLRLADTDLDDLLDSITAKVPGLGYREWVVESRVHSSAMLDEQRIVQAVLNLAQNAVRHSEDGSRIGIGIAELHQADASDGRDGRDGFRLWVADSGTGVDPAIVDALFERHIRSATSRSDGGIGLGLSIVDAIAVAHGGRVSVDSTAGEGATFTIEFPASVRPSSH, translated from the coding sequence ATGAGCACGACGTGGCGCGCAGGTCTCGGGTCGATCCGAAACCGCATCGTCGTCGGCTACGTCGCGCTGATCGCCGTGGCGTTGATCATCACGCTGCTCGTTGCCCGCGTCGCGCTCGTGTCGAGACTCGATCACGACATCGACACTCGACTGGCCGACGAGGTCGCTCAGCTCGAGGTGATCATCGCCGAGGGAAATCCCGACACCGGTGCCGGCTTCGCCGACGCCGCATCGTTGTTCGACATCCATCTCCGGCGCGTGCTTCCCGACGACGACGGCGCGTTCTACACCCTCGTCGACGGCGACCCGTACCTGCTGAGCTTCGATGCACCGCTCGACCTCTCGGCCGACACCGATCTCGTCGAGGAGTGGGCAGCGGTCGAGACCTCGACCTTCCAGACGGTCGACAGCGCGGCCGGCCCGGTACGTCTGCTGATCGTGCCGGTCGAGTTGTCGAACGACAGTGGCACGTTCGTCGCGGCGACGTTCACTCGCGATGCTCGCGCCGATCTCGACGACGTGTTCCGGGTACTCGCGCTGGTCGGCGCACTCGTGCTGCTCGCCTCGGCGCTGATCGCACTGACGATCGCCGCACGCGTCGTCCGACCGATTCGCGAACTCACCGCCGTGACGACGTCGATCACCGAGGCCGACCTGTCCGCACGGATCCCGGTGGAGGGCAGCGACGAGATCGCCGAGTTGAGCAACACGTTCAACGCCATGATGGCTCGACTCGATGCGGGCTTCGCCGCGCAACGGTCGTTCCTCGACGACGTCGCTCACGAGTTGCGAACGCCGATCACGATCATCCAAGGGCACCTCGACGTGCTCGGCGACGACCCGGTGGAGCGGGCCGAGACCACGGCGGTGCTCACCGACGAACTCCGCCGGATGAACCGATACGTCGACGACCTGCTCGTGCTCGCGCAAGCCGAACGACCCGATTTCCTCCGGCTCGCCGACACCGACCTCGACGACCTGCTCGACTCGATCACGGCGAAGGTTCCCGGGCTCGGATACCGCGAGTGGGTCGTCGAATCACGCGTGCACTCCTCTGCGATGCTCGACGAACAGCGGATCGTCCAAGCGGTGCTCAACCTCGCTCAGAACGCCGTTCGCCACAGCGAGGACGGAAGCCGCATCGGCATCGGCATCGCCGAACTGCACCAGGCCGACGCCAGCGACGGCCGTGACGGTCGTGACGGTTTCCGCCTGTGGGTCGCAGATTCGGGAACCGGCGTCGACCCGGCGATCGTCGACGCGCTCTTCGAGCGTCACATCCGGAGCGCCACGAGTCGCAGCGACGGCGGCATCGGACTCGGATTGTCGATCGTCGACGCCATCGCGGTCGCTCACGGTGGCAGAGTGTCGGTCGACTCGACCGCTGGAGAAGGGGCCACCTTCACGATCGAGTTTCCCGCCTCCGTCCGCCCCTCCAGCCACTGA
- a CDS encoding acyl-CoA thioesterase, with the protein MALISTSEFLGITDADDHGVRHMEVGDRAVGGGRGSLFGGVGLAAGIIGLEDTAAQPAVWATGQYVSTAFPPATLDLEVTLSAVGRTVTQGRVIGSNDGSEIISVLGATGVRPEPARMVGESMPDAPPPEDCIDSERPHEVDSIHDHIDVRMARGMFGFSGAGEPSGDNRTVLWTRFRGVRLDAAALAVMADYSPSALGNSLGRVTFLSSLDNTIRFAEMPSADEADDDWVLLDNRVEFVGNGFGHSSCTMWSRSGRLLAVASQSMTVIVPDVV; encoded by the coding sequence ATGGCACTCATCTCGACGAGCGAATTCCTGGGCATCACCGATGCCGACGACCACGGTGTCCGCCACATGGAGGTCGGCGATCGGGCCGTCGGCGGTGGGCGCGGGTCACTGTTCGGCGGGGTGGGGCTCGCCGCCGGAATCATCGGGCTCGAGGACACCGCCGCGCAGCCGGCGGTCTGGGCCACCGGTCAGTACGTGTCGACGGCGTTCCCGCCCGCCACGCTCGACCTCGAGGTGACCCTCTCCGCCGTCGGCCGCACCGTGACGCAGGGACGGGTGATCGGCTCGAACGACGGTTCCGAGATCATCTCCGTCCTCGGGGCCACCGGTGTGCGACCCGAGCCGGCACGAATGGTCGGCGAGTCGATGCCCGACGCGCCGCCGCCGGAGGACTGCATCGACAGCGAACGCCCTCACGAGGTCGACTCGATCCACGATCACATCGACGTGCGCATGGCTCGCGGCATGTTCGGCTTCAGCGGGGCCGGCGAACCGAGCGGTGACAACCGGACGGTGCTCTGGACTCGCTTCCGCGGGGTCCGTCTCGATGCGGCAGCACTCGCGGTGATGGCCGACTACAGCCCATCGGCGCTCGGCAACAGCCTGGGCCGCGTGACGTTCTTGTCGAGTCTCGACAACACGATCCGATTCGCCGAGATGCCGTCGGCAGACGAGGCCGACGACGACTGGGTGCTGCTCGACAACCGCGTCGAATTCGTCGGCAACGGCTTCGGCCACAGCTCGTGCACGATGTGGAGCCGCAGCGGTCGCCTCCTCGCCGTCGCCAGCCAGTCGATGACCGTCATCGTCCCCGACGTCGTCTGA
- a CDS encoding amidohydrolase family protein: protein MSEFPDDPQAIDLMIAFPFKKADVYAFLREQANDAESKAGAGDLAMPAGYMFNDVGDDADPDEDVIETCIAAMDAVGVAAGLFNLNDQSIEAARRHPGRVHFSLEIDPNDVMGAVRQIREAHAEHGIKAVTTFPAGCQPQVPISDAKYYPVYATCVDLDIPICPTVGVPGPRVPMACQTVDHVDRVCFDFPDLKIVMRHGCEPDEELAVKLMLKWPGLHYMTSAFAPKYYPKAIVDFANTRGTDKVMYAGYYPMGLSLDRIFEQLPDVPFREKVWAPFLRDNAKRVFDL, encoded by the coding sequence GTGAGCGAGTTTCCGGACGACCCGCAGGCGATCGACCTGATGATCGCATTTCCGTTCAAGAAGGCCGACGTCTACGCGTTCCTGCGAGAGCAGGCCAACGACGCCGAGTCGAAGGCGGGGGCGGGTGACCTGGCGATGCCGGCCGGGTACATGTTCAACGACGTCGGCGACGATGCCGACCCCGACGAGGACGTGATCGAGACGTGCATCGCCGCGATGGACGCCGTCGGCGTGGCCGCCGGATTGTTCAACCTGAACGACCAGTCGATCGAAGCGGCGCGTCGCCATCCGGGCCGAGTGCACTTCTCGCTCGAGATCGACCCGAACGACGTGATGGGAGCGGTGCGTCAGATCCGCGAGGCCCATGCCGAACACGGGATCAAGGCGGTCACCACCTTTCCGGCCGGTTGCCAGCCGCAGGTGCCGATCAGCGACGCGAAGTACTACCCGGTGTACGCGACGTGCGTCGACCTCGACATTCCGATCTGTCCGACAGTGGGCGTTCCCGGACCGCGGGTGCCGATGGCGTGCCAGACCGTCGACCACGTCGACCGAGTGTGTTTTGACTTCCCCGATCTGAAGATCGTGATGCGCCACGGGTGCGAACCCGACGAGGAGTTGGCCGTGAAGCTCATGCTGAAGTGGCCGGGACTGCACTACATGACGTCGGCGTTCGCGCCGAAGTACTACCCGAAGGCCATCGTCGACTTCGCCAACACCCGCGGGACCGACAAGGTCATGTACGCCGGCTACTACCCGATGGGCCTGTCGCTCGACCGCATCTTCGAGCAGCTTCCGGACGTGCCGTTCCGCGAGAAGGTGTGGGCACCCTTCCTCCGCGACAACGCCAAGCGCGTCTTCGATCTCTGA
- a CDS encoding response regulator transcription factor translates to MTRILIAEDEERIVSFLEKGLKANGYTTIAVGTGTDAIALARDDTFDLLILDLGLPGADGHEVLRQVRGRGERMPIIVLTARSGVDDTVGALEGGADDHVAKPFRFEELLARIRLRLRDDSTDDAGAPSVLTVGDVRLDLRARTVSSGDRVVELTAREFSLMETFMRNPGRVLSRMELLSSAWGYDFDPNSNVVDVYVRYLRNKLTDDTIETVRGAGYRLRA, encoded by the coding sequence ATGACCCGCATCCTGATCGCCGAAGACGAAGAGCGAATCGTCAGCTTCCTCGAAAAGGGGTTGAAGGCGAACGGCTACACCACCATCGCGGTCGGTACCGGAACCGATGCGATCGCGCTCGCTCGCGACGACACCTTCGACCTGCTGATCCTCGACCTCGGCCTCCCGGGAGCGGACGGGCACGAAGTGTTGCGGCAGGTTCGCGGCCGTGGTGAGCGGATGCCGATCATCGTGCTGACCGCTCGTTCGGGCGTCGACGACACCGTCGGCGCGCTCGAGGGCGGGGCCGACGACCACGTCGCCAAACCGTTCCGCTTCGAGGAACTACTCGCTCGCATCCGACTTCGTCTCCGAGACGACTCGACCGACGACGCGGGTGCGCCCAGTGTGCTGACGGTCGGCGATGTGCGCCTCGACCTGCGAGCACGGACGGTTTCCAGCGGTGATCGGGTGGTCGAGTTGACCGCCCGCGAGTTCTCGTTGATGGAGACGTTCATGCGCAACCCCGGTCGCGTGCTTTCGCGCATGGAGCTGCTGTCGAGCGCGTGGGGCTACGACTTCGATCCGAACTCGAACGTGGTCGACGTGTACGTGCGCTACCTGCGCAACAAGCTCACCGACGACACGATCGAGACGGTTCGCGGCGCGGGGTACCGGCTGCGCGCCTGA
- a CDS encoding BTAD domain-containing putative transcriptional regulator: MAVDATGSGARNDGRSELPRPLFDEIGRGRLVERLAQRWDVRLTIVEAAGGFGKSVAIAQAIRDNDDDPSGIDVYARFRSSHDSSSVVAFAIADHLASRAALGDASPSSDDGSGQRARLSPTEAATLVATSIAEQSPVDVCVCLDDVHLAGSIDGAVDFVTVLLDALPSNGHLVLSGRAVDLVKRARLRAADDLLEIGEDHLAFDDAEVTALADRHDVPADDLARAGGWPAVTRLAVNPGFDASREFLLEELVDGLSVEYRRAIFVAVESGLATPDLLAACDIDVDMSALIRAVPLLVDYDGGLGAHDLWHEVADHLVDGVEAPRLASRIVDTMAEADRLTDAIGVAMRHGLVDDALANIMRSFEHGDDLVTADMVDRWVDELGDRLDGRPEAHFLAGFQRRLAGDVAEGAALLARAAEGFEARGDIEAETTTVKELAMSSWLLGDSSVWREASERSQRLVDAGSERMRRSVLGGRAAALDLRGDLDALMELYRGVDEFNELGLRHAATIAVLAGDVPQAIEWADRLVAEFPKPLVFGQRDATMWQVGRPDIERLVRQRRGVELGNARNQFLSHVFTSMMGACIGRVPDVGAVDALAWSRSRERTFVALVHAAHDLLTRTEAEARAAFVERLDEIGHDDPLLRGELRRFLPYAYILSAPDRDWLDESELSPLHRDLRDLAQTFVAARADPGAPIGRLPSHQAIVAWLPLPWSIELAVLLAESGDERGLELAAALSGWIGAAAHRELRRVRERVPELTRAADSILSVVPGPPVEVTEVRVCGPETMLSHGGVSHAVSRRRVRQALQLLALRPAWSRAAIGHALWPDLDEAKAAANLRSTLRHLRLALEPSREPGEADFHLRHRHGRLTLHRSDWLDVDVWQLDDLLADGKRAESAGRVAAAIECRTDALAMWSRDALSEVREIPEVDGVVADLEHRVLAAGSWAGERQLSLGDHAAALATADRLLEIDSLSERAHDIRVGAHLAAGDLDAAASSVHELVEAAETLGVAPSSGSEMLIRRYERRSGRPAHRSRGSTAG; encoded by the coding sequence ATGGCGGTGGACGCGACGGGGAGCGGAGCCCGAAACGACGGCAGATCCGAACTGCCGCGCCCGCTGTTCGACGAGATCGGACGGGGTCGACTGGTCGAACGGCTCGCTCAGCGTTGGGACGTGCGCCTCACCATCGTCGAAGCCGCAGGGGGATTCGGGAAGTCGGTCGCCATCGCACAGGCGATCCGTGACAACGACGACGACCCGAGCGGGATCGACGTGTACGCGAGGTTTCGTTCGAGCCACGACTCGTCGTCGGTCGTGGCGTTCGCGATCGCCGACCACCTCGCCAGTCGAGCCGCGCTCGGCGACGCGAGCCCGTCGTCGGACGACGGCAGCGGACAGCGAGCTCGGCTGTCGCCGACCGAGGCAGCGACGCTGGTTGCGACGTCGATCGCCGAGCAGTCACCGGTCGACGTGTGCGTGTGCCTCGACGACGTGCATCTCGCTGGTTCGATCGACGGCGCCGTCGACTTCGTAACGGTGCTGCTCGACGCGCTCCCGTCCAACGGCCACCTCGTGCTGTCGGGACGCGCGGTCGACCTGGTGAAGCGAGCGCGTCTGCGCGCCGCCGACGATCTGCTCGAGATCGGAGAAGACCACCTCGCATTCGACGACGCCGAGGTCACTGCGCTCGCAGATCGGCACGACGTGCCCGCCGACGACCTCGCTCGAGCGGGCGGTTGGCCGGCCGTCACCAGGTTGGCGGTCAACCCGGGCTTCGATGCGTCGCGCGAGTTCCTGCTCGAAGAGCTCGTCGACGGGCTCTCCGTCGAGTATCGCCGAGCGATCTTCGTCGCCGTCGAATCCGGCCTCGCCACCCCCGACCTGCTCGCAGCCTGCGACATCGACGTCGACATGAGTGCGCTGATTCGAGCCGTGCCGCTCCTGGTCGACTACGACGGCGGACTCGGAGCGCACGATCTGTGGCACGAGGTCGCCGACCACCTCGTCGACGGTGTCGAGGCGCCACGCCTTGCGTCGCGGATCGTCGACACGATGGCTGAGGCAGACCGGCTCACCGACGCCATCGGTGTCGCGATGCGACACGGTCTCGTCGACGACGCGCTGGCCAACATCATGCGCTCCTTCGAGCACGGCGACGATCTGGTGACCGCCGACATGGTCGACCGGTGGGTCGACGAGCTGGGCGACCGGTTGGATGGACGTCCAGAGGCCCATTTCCTCGCCGGGTTCCAGCGGCGGCTCGCGGGCGACGTCGCCGAGGGCGCAGCGTTGCTCGCGCGTGCCGCCGAGGGGTTCGAAGCGCGCGGCGACATCGAAGCCGAGACCACGACCGTCAAGGAACTCGCGATGAGCTCGTGGCTCCTCGGGGACTCCTCGGTGTGGCGCGAGGCTTCCGAACGATCGCAGCGGCTGGTCGATGCCGGATCGGAGCGCATGCGCCGCTCGGTGCTGGGCGGCCGAGCCGCAGCACTCGACCTCCGCGGCGACCTCGACGCCCTGATGGAGCTCTATCGGGGTGTCGACGAGTTCAACGAACTCGGGCTCCGCCACGCTGCCACCATCGCCGTCCTCGCCGGCGACGTGCCGCAGGCCATCGAATGGGCCGACCGACTCGTCGCCGAGTTTCCCAAGCCGCTCGTCTTCGGTCAACGCGACGCGACGATGTGGCAGGTCGGTCGGCCCGACATCGAACGGCTGGTGCGGCAGCGTCGAGGTGTCGAACTCGGCAACGCGCGCAATCAGTTTCTCAGCCACGTGTTCACGTCGATGATGGGCGCGTGCATCGGTCGCGTGCCCGATGTCGGGGCGGTCGACGCGCTGGCGTGGAGTCGAAGTCGTGAGCGCACGTTCGTGGCGCTCGTGCACGCCGCTCACGACCTTCTCACCCGCACCGAAGCCGAGGCGCGCGCTGCGTTCGTTGAGCGGCTCGACGAGATCGGTCACGATGACCCGCTGCTGCGCGGTGAGCTGCGACGGTTCCTGCCGTACGCCTACATCCTGTCGGCGCCCGACCGTGACTGGCTCGACGAGTCCGAGCTCAGCCCGCTGCACCGTGACCTGCGCGACCTCGCGCAGACCTTCGTCGCCGCTCGTGCCGACCCGGGTGCCCCCATCGGTCGTCTTCCGTCGCACCAGGCGATCGTGGCCTGGTTGCCATTGCCCTGGTCGATCGAGCTCGCCGTGCTGCTGGCCGAATCCGGTGACGAGCGCGGTCTGGAGCTCGCCGCCGCGCTGTCGGGCTGGATCGGTGCTGCGGCGCATCGTGAGTTGCGTCGCGTCCGCGAGCGGGTGCCGGAGTTGACCCGAGCTGCCGACTCGATTCTGTCGGTGGTGCCTGGTCCGCCCGTCGAGGTGACCGAGGTGCGGGTCTGTGGGCCCGAGACCATGCTGTCGCACGGTGGTGTCTCGCACGCGGTGTCTCGACGACGCGTGCGCCAAGCGCTGCAGCTCCTCGCGCTTCGTCCGGCCTGGAGTCGGGCGGCGATCGGGCACGCGCTCTGGCCCGATCTCGACGAGGCCAAGGCCGCGGCCAACCTCCGCTCGACGCTCCGGCATCTGCGCCTCGCGCTCGAACCGAGTCGCGAGCCGGGGGAGGCCGATTTCCACCTCCGCCACCGCCACGGCCGTCTCACCCTGCACCGCAGTGACTGGCTCGACGTCGACGTGTGGCAGCTCGACGACCTGCTCGCCGATGGAAAGCGAGCGGAGTCAGCCGGTCGGGTCGCCGCGGCGATCGAGTGCCGGACCGACGCATTGGCGATGTGGTCGCGCGATGCGTTGTCGGAGGTGCGCGAGATTCCCGAGGTCGATGGTGTCGTCGCCGACCTGGAGCACCGAGTACTCGCGGCGGGGAGCTGGGCGGGCGAACGGCAGCTGTCGCTCGGTGATCATGCCGCAGCGCTCGCCACCGCCGACCGTCTGCTCGAGATCGATTCGCTGTCGGAGCGGGCGCACGACATTCGAGTCGGGGCGCATCTGGCCGCGGGAGACCTCGATGCCGCGGCGAGTTCGGTTCACGAGTTGGTCGAGGCCGCCGAGACGCTGGGCGTGGCACCGTCGTCGGGGAGCGAGATGCTGATCCGACGATACGAACGCCGTTCGGGCCGGCCGGCGCACCGGTCGCGTGGATCCACCGCCGGATAG
- a CDS encoding YczE/YyaS/YitT family protein → MVRSGAPRRVLTFSSRVALLVFGSFMISASVAVTLWNDLGPGPLDVFIGAVRVRTGLPLTIAVWATVGSLIVAAWALGRRPGLGTVASPFMIGPMMQTTLAGLEQFGAPSSLVVSIGVHLVAIAGIGIGAGALVVSGLGAGSGELFAGAASDRVRRPESRVRPLIESTWIVAGVLLGGPAGLGTVLVAVFIAPSVARGHRLVDGVAARSKHGLAVTHDAIISREMAALARENELIRR, encoded by the coding sequence GTGGTTCGATCGGGCGCGCCGCGGCGAGTCCTCACGTTCTCGAGCCGAGTCGCACTGCTCGTCTTCGGCTCGTTCATGATCTCGGCGTCGGTCGCCGTCACCCTCTGGAACGACCTGGGTCCTGGCCCGCTCGACGTGTTCATCGGCGCCGTGCGCGTGCGCACCGGCCTCCCGCTCACGATCGCCGTGTGGGCGACCGTCGGATCGCTGATCGTGGCGGCCTGGGCGCTGGGGCGTCGACCCGGCCTCGGCACCGTTGCGTCACCGTTCATGATCGGCCCGATGATGCAGACGACCCTGGCGGGGTTGGAGCAGTTCGGTGCGCCGTCGTCGCTCGTGGTGAGCATCGGTGTCCACCTCGTCGCGATCGCGGGGATCGGCATCGGGGCAGGCGCGCTCGTCGTGTCGGGCCTCGGAGCCGGCTCGGGTGAACTCTTCGCCGGTGCCGCATCGGACCGCGTGCGTCGGCCGGAGTCGCGTGTGCGCCCGTTGATCGAGTCGACGTGGATCGTGGCCGGTGTGCTGCTCGGCGGCCCGGCCGGGCTGGGCACGGTGCTGGTCGCCGTGTTCATCGCACCGTCGGTGGCGCGTGGACACCGCCTCGTCGACGGCGTGGCGGCGCGCTCGAAGCACGGCCTCGCCGTCACCCACGACGCGATCATCTCTCGCGAGATGGCCGCCCTCGCCCGAGAGAACGAACTGATCCGCCGCTGA
- a CDS encoding phosphotransferase has translation MRPSKMREFSSSPHLCVIDPSDDRKVHFDDRALPAARHLVGPDAIDVLRPPVEATGGAIDSVRPVHVQYRPGSDVVVRYSALVSWGGAEPRRETLAAASTVHGPMPGALTMTASTPAGPLDVSVWRWPFDPVLVGLARVVTPVEIAQVLRSSHGPLDPRELRLDVVTYRPTERAVVRVDRRERGDRGDRGDRGDRNDRNDRNDRNDRNDRNDRNDRNDRNDRNDRGDRTVAFVKAVPPSDVDGVVERHASLLQAGVPVPRIEHADARSGLLVLEPVIGPTFRELVKSNTGSWPDAAEFDRIADAFAGAELDAAPLASRLADGVLHARMLATVMPTAATQLTRLAERFERADCADSTARHVTTIHGDLHDGQVIVRDGRIVGVLDIDDAGPGRPIDDRANLLARLLYRVHTSATPDARLVEHVDMMTVSSAGRFDAPDLAVRTAAALVGLATGPFRLQSPDWTTTIRRLLDVAEELCTGGSMRGLSPQPHRDLTNTCAR, from the coding sequence ATGCGGCCCTCGAAGATGAGAGAGTTCTCATCTTCTCCTCATCTGTGCGTCATCGATCCGAGCGATGATCGCAAGGTGCACTTCGACGATCGCGCCCTGCCGGCTGCCCGCCACCTCGTCGGCCCCGATGCCATCGACGTCTTGCGTCCGCCGGTCGAAGCCACCGGCGGCGCCATCGACTCTGTTCGCCCCGTTCACGTGCAGTACCGACCGGGCTCCGACGTGGTCGTGCGCTACTCGGCGCTCGTCTCGTGGGGCGGGGCCGAGCCACGCCGCGAGACGCTGGCAGCTGCCTCGACGGTGCACGGTCCGATGCCCGGCGCACTCACGATGACGGCGTCGACACCTGCAGGTCCGCTCGATGTCAGCGTCTGGCGTTGGCCGTTCGATCCCGTTCTGGTCGGCCTCGCACGAGTGGTCACCCCCGTCGAGATCGCACAGGTGCTGAGGTCCAGCCACGGCCCGCTCGACCCACGTGAACTGCGCCTCGACGTCGTGACCTACCGGCCCACCGAACGCGCCGTCGTTCGGGTCGACCGGAGAGAACGCGGAGACCGCGGCGACCGCGGCGACCGCGGCGACCGCAATGATCGCAATGATCGCAATGATCGCAATGATCGCAACGATCGCAACGATCGCAACGATCGCAACGATCGCAACGATCGCAACGATCGCGGAGACCGAACCGTCGCCTTCGTGAAGGCGGTCCCGCCCAGCGACGTCGACGGCGTGGTCGAACGACACGCATCGCTGCTCCAGGCCGGCGTTCCCGTGCCACGCATCGAGCACGCCGACGCTCGATCGGGCCTGCTCGTCCTGGAACCGGTCATCGGCCCGACCTTCCGCGAGCTCGTGAAATCGAACACCGGATCGTGGCCCGACGCCGCCGAGTTCGATCGGATCGCCGATGCGTTCGCCGGCGCCGAGCTCGACGCTGCTCCGCTGGCGTCACGGCTCGCCGACGGTGTGCTGCACGCACGGATGCTCGCCACCGTGATGCCGACCGCGGCGACGCAACTGACGCGATTGGCCGAGCGGTTCGAGCGCGCCGACTGCGCCGATTCGACGGCGCGCCACGTCACGACGATCCACGGCGATCTTCACGACGGACAGGTGATCGTGCGCGACGGCCGAATCGTCGGCGTACTCGACATCGACGACGCCGGCCCCGGACGCCCGATCGACGACCGAGCGAATCTGCTGGCGCGTCTGCTCTACCGCGTGCACACGTCGGCCACTCCCGATGCCCGGCTCGTCGAGCACGTCGACATGATGACGGTGTCGTCAGCCGGTCGATTCGATGCGCCCGACCTGGCGGTGCGCACCGCAGCGGCGTTGGTCGGCCTGGCGACCGGGCCCTTCCGTCTGCAATCACCCGATTGGACGACGACGATCCGCCGACTCCTCGACGTCGCGGAGGAGCTCTGCACCGGTGGCTCGATGAGAGGACTCTCACCGCAGCCTCATCGCGACCTCACGAACACCTGCGCACGATGA